The Thermacetogenium phaeum DSM 12270 genome segment TGAGAGACAAATTGCAGCTTTGGTTGAGGAGATAATTAGTGAACTTGAAGGAAAAAGTGGAGCAAGACGTGTTAACTCCCCCCAAGAGAACGTTTCTCAGGGTAAAGAAGCAGCCAGAGGGGGGCGAGGCTTAGTCAAAGGTGTTTATGATTACGGCAACCTGAAAGAAGTAATCAAAACTTCGACTTCGGCGCGCCTGGGAGTAGGACGATGCGGCCCTCGGCCCCTGACGGATGTGCTGCTATCCTTCCTGGAGGACCATGCAGCTGCTCAGGATGCTATTTTCATTAGAGTTGATAGTGAATTCATTAAACGCTTAGGTTTGATACATTTAAAAACACGTGTAACCGATATTAATGAACATTTAACACGGCCCGACCTTGGAAGGCGGCTTGATGAAGAATCAGAGAAAATCTTACGAGCTGAAGGTGTAACTGAGCCTCAGGTTCAGTTGATTGTAGCAGACGGGTTGAGTTCGACGGCTGTAGAGAAGAATGTTCCGGAACTTCTACCTTTCCTTCAGAAGGGCTTGGAGAAGGAAGGAGTGAAGATAGGGAAACCCGTATTCGTGGAGTTCGGAAGGGTCGGCGTAATTGACCACATCGGAGAAATCGTCAGGGCAGAATCTGCGATATTGCTGATAGGTGAAAGACCGGGGTTGGCGACTGCGGAGAGTATGAGCGCCTATCTGGAATATGAGCCCCGGCTCGGGAAAACCGATGCTGACAGAATAGTCATCTCCAATATCCACGAGCGCGGATTGTCTCCGGCTGAGGCTGGGGCCGAAATTCTTGAACTCATTCAGAAGATCCTGCGTGCCAGGCAGAGTGGCGTAGGCGCAAACCTCAGTTAAGTGTACCTGCTTTTAGGGGGTGAGCAGCGTGAATAATTTACAGGCGATTAAACCTAGGGTACTCAGCGTGAAAATTATTCCCAACGTTTATCCAGAACTCGGTAAAGAATTGGGATTCAAGCCTCACCACAGAAGCATTGGCATGATTACCTGTGATATTGATGATGCCGGCTACACTGCAATTGATGAGGCAACAAAAAAGGCTGACGTAGAAGTTGTTTATGCAAAGTCCTTTTATGCCGGGGCAGCTCATGCCTCCGGCCCGTTGTCCGGAGAATTTATCGGAATTCTTGCCGGCCCTAACCCTGCGGAAGTTCAAAGCGGTCTTAATGCAGCCATTCAGTGTCTGGAAGAGGAGGCCTGGTTTTACGCCGCCGATCCGGATGGGAAAATTGCTTTTTATCCCCATGTGATTTCCCGGACTGGGAGTTATCTTTCGAAGGTTTGTGGAATTCCGGAGGGCACGCCGATAGCTTACTTGATTGCCCCTCCAATTGAAGCCATGTATGCTCTTGATTTAGCTTTAAAAGCTGCTGAAGTTAAACTTTGCGTGTTTTATGGACCGCCTACCGAAACCAACTTTGCCGGTGGATTGTTGACGGGAACTCAAAGCGCGTGTCGTGCTGCAGCCCGCGCTTTTCAGGAAGGTGTTCTCTATGTTGCTCGAAATCCCTTGAAATTCTAGGAGGTAAGGCAGGTGGGTATTGATAAGGATTTAATTTCCAGACAGCAGGCGCGAGACTTAGCTAAAAAAGCCTCTGCTGCGCAGAAGATTTGGGCTCAAGCATCTCAGGAAGAGGTGGATCGCGTTGTGGAAGCTGCAGTTAAGGCGGGGGCTGATGCTGCTCAGAAGCTCGCGGAAATGGCTGTAGAAGAGACCTGCATGGGTACAGTTCAGGATAAAGTAGTAAAAAACCTCCTGGCGACGAAGATTCTTGGTGATTACATCAGAGATATGAGAACCGTTGGAGTTGTCAATGAGGATCAAGAGAAAAAAATCGTGGAAATTGCAGAACCTGTTGGCACGATTGCCGGCATCACTCCAACGACTAACCCAACTTCAACCGTTCTTTACAAAGCGATTATCGCTTTAAAGTCGAGGAACGCGATTGTCTTTTCACCCCACCCCAGAGCGGTGCGGTGCAGCTGTGAGGCTGCCAGAACTGTTTACGAGGCAGCTGTAAAAGCAGGAGCGCCTGAAGGGATCATCGGTTGTATGGACACACCTACCATGGAGGGAACTCGAGAATTAATGACCTATCCGGATGTCAGCTTCATTCTGGCTACCGGAGGCACGAGTCTGGTACATGCTGCTTACAGTTCTGGAAAGCCGGCGATTGGGGTGGGCCCCGGGAATGTGCCTGTCTACATTGAACGAACTGCTGATGTGGAAAAAGCCGTGCGCTACATTATTTTGAGTAAAACCTTTGACAACGGAACGGTTTGTGCTTCTGAGCAGCATGTTGTGACCGAGCGGGTGATCGAGGATGTGGTTGTAGAGGCTTTAAAAGAAAACGGCGCCTATTTTCTGGACAGTTCAGAAAAGAAAAAGGTTGAGGAGGTGGTTGTCCGCAACGGAGGCGTTAATCCAAAAGTCGTTGGTCAGGCGGCGACGAAGATTGCTGAAATGGCGGGTATCAAGGTTCCTGTCGGAACAAAAGTTCTTATTGCAAACCTCTCGCAGGTAGGGCCTCATGAGCCTCTTTCCGGCGAGAAGCTTTGTCCGGTTCTTGGGTTCTACACTGTCGACAACTGGGTGGAGGCATGTGAGTTGTGCATATCTTTGCTTCAGTATATGGGAATAGGCCACACTCTGGCAATTCATTCACAAAATGAAGCTGTTGTCATGGAGTTTGCTTTAAAGAAGCCGATTTCCCGGATAGTTTGGAATTCTCCGTCAACCCACGGAGCGGTAGGTCTCACCACAGGGCTGGCGCCGGCGCTGACGCTAAGCTGCGGAGCAATGGGAGGAAGCAGTACCGCGGATAATGTAACTCCGTACCATCTTCTCAATATTAAAAGACTTTGCGCCGGGATTAAGGATCCTGAAGAGCTTAATTTCGGGAGCGCAACAGGCACATTGCAGAGGCAAGATTTAGAGGCTATTGTTCGGGAGGTGCTGCGCCGTAGTCCGGATAAGTGCCTGCAAGAAGTTGAGTCTATCGTTTGGGAGACGTGGAAACGGTTACAGGAAAGTTCTGTTAAATGATGCGACAAAAAAGTGGAGTGGCGCTGTTCGGTAGCAAACTCACCGATCTCAAAAATCGATCGTTAAGCAAAATTCAAGGAGGGAGTATGAAAAGTGGTTAGTTTAATTGCTTTAGGGATGATCGAAACAAGGGGGCTTGTGGCTGCGATTGAGGCTGCGGACGCCATGTGTAAAGCTGCGGACGTCAGACTTATTGGTCGTGACCTTTCTAGCGGTGGCCTGGTGGCTGTAATGGTGCGTGGAGATGTTGGTGCCGTCAAAGCGGCGGTAGATGCCGGTGCTGCTGCTGCTCAGAAGGTAGGAGAGTTGGTAGCTGTTCATGTAATCCCTCGTCCCCATAATGAGGTGGAATACATTCTCCCGCGTCCCGGTTCCCAAGACAAGACGAAAAAGTAAAAGGAGTTGAGCAATATTGGGTGTGCTTACGGAAATAGAACTTCGGGACCGGGTGAGGCGGGAGGGGCCTTTGGACACTATTAGTGTTGAACCGGAAACCCTAATCACTCCGGCTGCCGCCCAGTATGCTCGGGAGCAAGGCATTAAGATCGTTTTTACAGACCGAGAAAAAGGAATTTCTAAGGAACAGCTTAAGGGGCAAAAAAAACCAGAGCACTATACTCATCTTGATCGAAAAAACCTTGTTCCCAAAACTCATCCCCGGATTAAGTTGAGGGGGATGCTTGACCTCCTTCAGGCGGTTATTATTAAGACTCAGGTGGCCGCTCAACAAGAAGGGATGCCGCAATTAGTAGGTGACCTAGAGCAGATGCTTGCTTATGCACGCCAGTTATTGCGAGCTGAGGTTACCGGGGATGGGGTTCCTGAGTTGAGACTGTTTGGGCTCTCTGAGGAGGATATTCGTGAATATTCACATCATCCCTTCAGTAAGATCGGAGTCAACCATCTAACTCCCAGCTACCACATGGGACAGGTAATTGCCGAACTCAACTACCTGCGTGCCGTTGTGCGTCAGGTGGAAGTATCCGCTTGTGATGCTTACCTCCACCAAGACGGAACGCCAGAGAGAGCAGATATCATCAAGGCTTTAAACCGCTTAAGCAGCGCAGTCTATGTGATGGAATGCAAAGTTGTGGCCGGCCAGTATTATAGCCGTGCCAAAGGTGAGGATTAGATGCTAGAAGGAAACAAATCTGTAAAACTGTTGAAAAGAGGTTGTGCGAGGAAGATGGGATATTATTAGAAAGCGGTGATCCGAAATGATCGATATCGACCGCGTTAATCAATATGTCGGTCAGATTGCCGGATACATTGAAGGCAATACAGCGCTGAGAGGAGCGAAGCAATACTTTGCCGGCGTTGATCTTGGGACGACCTATATGGTGGTAGCGGTTGTCGATGAAGAAGGCAGGCCCGCAGGCGGAGCTCTTCGCTGTGCTGAAGTGGTGAGGGATGGACTTGTGGTTGATTATGTCGGTGCTGTAAAAATTGTAAGAGAATTGAAGAAAGAAGTCGAAGAAGCGCTGGGGTCTGAATTGGAGGTGGCTGCCGTAGCTTATCCTCCCGGTTGTGAGGGGAGGAATGTGGACGCGTTTAGATATGTTGCCGAAGGCGCAGGTTTTGAGTGTGTGCGATCCCTGGAGGAACCTGTTGCAGCGAACTTAGTTCTTCAAGTTAAGGATGGAGCGATCGTCGATATCGGTGGGGGAACGACCGGAATAGCCGTTCTCAAAGACGGGGAAGTGGTTTACACTGCTGACGAGCCTACAGGAGGGACACACTTTTCCTTGGTAATTGCAGGCGCTTATAAGATTCCATTTTACGAGGCTGAAGAAAGGAAAAAGGACCCTTCTTTACAAATGGAGTTGTTTCCTGTGGTGAAACCGGTGATGGAAAAAATATCTATTATTATTGAAAGAGAAAGCCGTAGATCCGGATATTCAGTGAAAGAAATCTATCTCTGTGGCGGCACCAGTGCCTTTAAGGGAATAGAAAAAATTATTGCTGGCCGAACAGGTCTTCCGGTTGTAAAAGCCGCTTATCCCTGGTTGGTGACACCTGTAGGGATCGCCTTGGCCTGTAGGGAGGCAATCTTAAATGGTCACGAAGGAACTGATTGAAGATATAGTCAAGAGGGTCCTGGAAAAACTGGCAAATCGCCGGCATTTGCTCCTGATAATAACCCGTGAGGGGTCAAAAAGTCTTGAGCCTGCTTTATTTGTTAAGTCCTTGAAGGAACTCCGGCTGCTTTATCAACTCAGTGTACTGCTTCCTGATGAGGATATTGATGTGAGAATTAAAAACGTTTTGAGAGATTTTGAAGTGGATGTTCTTGAGAGGCCGGAACATGACTCTTGGGAAGGCATTTTTGATGCAGTGGAAGCTGTAATCGTTCCTGCTCTGGATCAAGACACTTTAGCGCGGATAGCACTGGGGCTCTTAGATCGTTTTGCTACGGAAGCGGTATTTAAGGCCCTGTATGAAGGGAAAAAGATTATTCTTTGCCCTGATGGATTGTTGTCTAAACCAGGATTGACTCAGGGATTGCGCTGTTTTATTGAAGATTATC includes the following:
- the eutC gene encoding ethanolamine ammonia-lyase subunit EutC, with protein sequence MDERQIAALVEEIISELEGKSGARRVNSPQENVSQGKEAARGGRGLVKGVYDYGNLKEVIKTSTSARLGVGRCGPRPLTDVLLSFLEDHAAAQDAIFIRVDSEFIKRLGLIHLKTRVTDINEHLTRPDLGRRLDEESEKILRAEGVTEPQVQLIVADGLSSTAVEKNVPELLPFLQKGLEKEGVKIGKPVFVEFGRVGVIDHIGEIVRAESAILLIGERPGLATAESMSAYLEYEPRLGKTDADRIVISNIHERGLSPAEAGAEILELIQKILRARQSGVGANLS
- the eutL gene encoding ethanolamine utilization microcompartment protein EutL produces the protein MNNLQAIKPRVLSVKIIPNVYPELGKELGFKPHHRSIGMITCDIDDAGYTAIDEATKKADVEVVYAKSFYAGAAHASGPLSGEFIGILAGPNPAEVQSGLNAAIQCLEEEAWFYAADPDGKIAFYPHVISRTGSYLSKVCGIPEGTPIAYLIAPPIEAMYALDLALKAAEVKLCVFYGPPTETNFAGGLLTGTQSACRAAARAFQEGVLYVARNPLKF
- a CDS encoding acetaldehyde dehydrogenase (acetylating) produces the protein MGIDKDLISRQQARDLAKKASAAQKIWAQASQEEVDRVVEAAVKAGADAAQKLAEMAVEETCMGTVQDKVVKNLLATKILGDYIRDMRTVGVVNEDQEKKIVEIAEPVGTIAGITPTTNPTSTVLYKAIIALKSRNAIVFSPHPRAVRCSCEAARTVYEAAVKAGAPEGIIGCMDTPTMEGTRELMTYPDVSFILATGGTSLVHAAYSSGKPAIGVGPGNVPVYIERTADVEKAVRYIILSKTFDNGTVCASEQHVVTERVIEDVVVEALKENGAYFLDSSEKKKVEEVVVRNGGVNPKVVGQAATKIAEMAGIKVPVGTKVLIANLSQVGPHEPLSGEKLCPVLGFYTVDNWVEACELCISLLQYMGIGHTLAIHSQNEAVVMEFALKKPISRIVWNSPSTHGAVGLTTGLAPALTLSCGAMGGSSTADNVTPYHLLNIKRLCAGIKDPEELNFGSATGTLQRQDLEAIVREVLRRSPDKCLQEVESIVWETWKRLQESSVK
- a CDS encoding BMC domain-containing protein; its protein translation is MIETRGLVAAIEAADAMCKAADVRLIGRDLSSGGLVAVMVRGDVGAVKAAVDAGAAAAQKVGELVAVHVIPRPHNEVEYILPRPGSQDKTKK
- the eutJ gene encoding ethanolamine utilization protein EutJ, with translation MIDIDRVNQYVGQIAGYIEGNTALRGAKQYFAGVDLGTTYMVVAVVDEEGRPAGGALRCAEVVRDGLVVDYVGAVKIVRELKKEVEEALGSELEVAAVAYPPGCEGRNVDAFRYVAEGAGFECVRSLEEPVAANLVLQVKDGAIVDIGGGTTGIAVLKDGEVVYTADEPTGGTHFSLVIAGAYKIPFYEAEERKKDPSLQMELFPVVKPVMEKISIIIERESRRSGYSVKEIYLCGGTSAFKGIEKIIAGRTGLPVVKAAYPWLVTPVGIALACREAILNGHEGTD
- a CDS encoding flavoprotein, whose product is MVTKELIEDIVKRVLEKLANRRHLLLIITREGSKSLEPALFVKSLKELRLLYQLSVLLPDEDIDVRIKNVLRDFEVDVLERPEHDSWEGIFDAVEAVIVPALDQDTLARIALGLLDRFATEAVFKALYEGKKIILCPDGLLSKPGLTQGLRCFIEDYLQKARLIGCIVSPLNEVARVLGGSGEALGHQSNSENSEDRIFSKKLLAAEDVTSLPQSVKRLVLEEGILITPLAWDQLRARGMEVVFRKGEGSE